The Lachnospiraceae bacterium oral taxon 500 genome window below encodes:
- a CDS encoding ABC transporter permease — protein sequence MDKNLTIPVSDWEPLGEEDELREKIWSKQRTFFEDVWFRFSHKKSAFVGLLIILLLMLFAFIGPYFTPYSFDSQKLDFTNIPPLLEVTNIDGDLFYITPNLKVVNVSPGGKLLSALDKKHDNPAEKITYFTFKGKEIVLSYAKKPAALLNKEGKRLAKDNRVWNTTFLLGTDGLGRDLLTRLMYGTKISLIVAFIATLVNMTIGMIYGGISAYAGGNVDAVMMRVVDIISTVPLTLYVILIMVVLSDGFLSIIIALSSVYWVTMARVVRGQIFSLKENEFVYAAKTIGSSQSTILFRHLLPNAMGPILVTATMMIPSAIFMEAFLGFIGIGIAAPMASLGTMCNDSIQMLRTNPYQLLMPSLMICLIMFAFNYVGDGLRDALDPKLKK from the coding sequence ATGGATAAGAATTTAACAATTCCTGTTTCCGATTGGGAACCTTTGGGCGAAGAAGATGAGCTTCGCGAAAAAATATGGAGCAAGCAACGCACCTTTTTCGAGGACGTCTGGTTCCGCTTTTCTCATAAAAAATCCGCTTTTGTCGGCCTGCTCATTATTTTACTGCTGATGCTGTTCGCTTTTATCGGGCCGTACTTCACGCCCTACTCTTTCGACTCGCAAAAGCTGGACTTTACCAATATCCCACCGCTTTTGGAGGTGACCAATATTGACGGCGACCTGTTTTATATCACACCGAACCTAAAAGTCGTCAACGTCAGTCCCGGCGGCAAGCTCTTGTCGGCTTTGGACAAAAAACACGATAACCCGGCGGAGAAGATCACTTATTTTACTTTTAAGGGCAAAGAAATCGTTCTCAGCTACGCCAAAAAACCTGCAGCCTTATTAAATAAGGAAGGAAAACGTCTGGCCAAGGATAACCGGGTTTGGAACACCACTTTCCTGTTGGGGACGGACGGCCTGGGCCGGGATTTGCTGACCCGGCTGATGTACGGCACTAAGATTTCGCTGATTGTCGCTTTTATCGCAACCCTGGTTAATATGACCATCGGCATGATTTACGGCGGCATTTCCGCTTATGCCGGCGGCAACGTCGATGCCGTCATGATGCGGGTGGTTGATATCATCAGCACAGTACCGCTGACGCTGTATGTCATTTTGATTATGGTGGTTTTATCCGACGGCTTTTTAAGCATTATTATCGCCCTGTCCAGTGTCTACTGGGTGACAATGGCACGGGTGGTGCGCGGACAAATCTTTTCCCTGAAAGAAAATGAGTTTGTTTACGCCGCTAAAACCATCGGTTCAAGCCAATCCACGATTTTATTCCGGCATCTTTTGCCCAACGCAATGGGGCCGATTTTAGTTACCGCCACCATGATGATTCCGTCCGCTATTTTTATGGAGGCTTTCCTGGGCTTTATCGGCATCGGTATTGCCGCTCCGATGGCCAGCCTCGGAACCATGTGCAACGACTCGATTCAAATGCTGCGTACCAACCCCTATCAGCTGCTTATGCCTTCGCTGATGATTTGCCTGATCATGTTCGCTTTTAACTATGTCGGCGATGGTTTGCGGGACGCACTTGACCCGAAGTTGAAAAAATAG
- a CDS encoding peptide ABC transporter permease, producing the protein MFRYILKRIAMTFLTLFIIILLTFIFMHAVPGGPFTREKQLPPKVQEALNQKYHLDDPLPKQFFDYLKGLVRLDLGPSFKYQGKNVNDFISEGFPVSAKLGLITLVFIVLIALPLGILAAIKNGRWQDAFVMTLATLGVTIPSFVIATALIYFFSFRLELLPTFGLDSWQGYILPVIALGGYSISFIARLMRSSLLEVMKQDYIRTARMKGQTEFKVITHHALRNALIPVITILGPTVAGLLTGSFVIEKIFAIPGMGVYFVDSVAQRDYTAIMGMTIFYATFLIVMIFLVDMFYMLIDPRIKYE; encoded by the coding sequence ATGTTTCGTTATATTTTAAAAAGAATCGCCATGACTTTCCTCACGCTTTTTATAATTATATTGCTTACTTTTATTTTTATGCATGCAGTGCCCGGCGGTCCCTTTACCCGAGAAAAACAACTGCCTCCGAAAGTGCAGGAAGCCCTGAATCAAAAATATCATTTGGACGATCCGCTGCCGAAACAATTTTTTGACTATTTAAAAGGACTGGTTCGGCTGGATCTCGGCCCTTCCTTTAAATACCAGGGCAAAAACGTCAACGATTTTATCAGCGAGGGCTTTCCGGTTTCGGCCAAACTCGGGCTGATTACTTTGGTCTTTATCGTCCTGATTGCTTTGCCGCTGGGGATTCTGGCCGCGATCAAAAACGGCAGATGGCAGGATGCTTTTGTTATGACACTGGCCACTTTGGGCGTAACAATTCCTTCCTTTGTTATCGCCACTGCCTTGATTTACTTTTTTAGTTTTCGGCTGGAGCTTCTCCCCACTTTCGGTTTGGATTCATGGCAGGGCTATATCCTGCCGGTGATTGCCCTCGGCGGGTATTCCATTTCCTTTATTGCCCGGCTGATGCGCTCCAGTCTTTTGGAAGTGATGAAGCAGGACTATATCCGAACCGCCCGCATGAAAGGTCAAACCGAGTTTAAAGTCATCACTCATCATGCCCTGCGCAACGCGCTGATTCCGGTCATTACCATTTTAGGGCCGACAGTGGCGGGACTGCTGACCGGTTCGTTTGTAATTGAAAAAATATTTGCCATTCCCGGCATGGGTGTTTATTTTGTCGACAGCGTGGCCCAGCGCGATTATACCGCCATTATGGGCATGACCATTTTTTACGCCACTTTTTTAATCGTCATGATCTTTTTAGTGGATATGTTTTACATGCTGATTGACCCGCGCATTAAATATGAATAA
- a CDS encoding mechanosensitive ion channel protein MscS: MPSFFLTSASFSWSGQKQAIFDFLATLGGRILLAGLTLAVGLFLIARAGKLIRPAFRRAKMEPTAASFLESFIGIALKGFLVISVVLQLGVKESSIIALLGTIGLAIGMALQGSLSNFAGGVLILILKPFKVGDFIEVQSFSGKIEKIQVFHSYLLTPDNKRVTIPNGTLINSIVINYSAKSTRRVDLTFQVGYGSDIAEVKSLLMDLLTTHPKVLNDPAPFLRMTAQAASSLNFTARVWVKSEDYWDVTYDLLESSKQLLDQAGIEIPYNKLDVNINTPLPPIR; encoded by the coding sequence ATGCCATCATTTTTTCTTACTTCTGCTTCTTTTTCCTGGAGCGGGCAGAAACAAGCAATTTTCGATTTTTTGGCCACATTGGGCGGGCGGATTTTGCTGGCCGGTTTGACCCTGGCGGTAGGACTATTTTTGATTGCCCGAGCCGGAAAGCTGATTCGGCCGGCCTTTCGGCGAGCCAAAATGGAACCGACAGCGGCCAGTTTTTTGGAATCCTTTATCGGCATTGCTTTAAAGGGATTTTTAGTTATCTCGGTTGTTTTGCAGCTGGGGGTTAAGGAAAGTTCAATCATTGCCCTGCTCGGCACAATCGGTCTGGCGATCGGCATGGCCCTGCAAGGCTCGCTCTCTAATTTTGCCGGCGGTGTTTTGATTCTGATTTTAAAGCCCTTTAAAGTCGGAGATTTCATCGAGGTGCAAAGCTTTTCCGGTAAAATCGAGAAAATTCAGGTCTTTCATTCCTACCTGCTCACCCCCGACAACAAAAGGGTTACCATCCCCAACGGCACACTGATCAACTCAATTGTGATCAATTATTCCGCTAAATCGACCCGGAGAGTCGATCTGACCTTTCAGGTCGGCTACGGCAGCGATATTGCCGAAGTAAAATCACTGCTGATGGATCTGCTGACTACTCATCCCAAGGTGCTAAACGACCCGGCTCCCTTTCTGCGCATGACGGCGCAGGCCGCCAGTTCTCTGAACTTTACCGCCCGGGTCTGGGTTAAAAGCGAGGATTACTGGGACGTGACCTATGATCTGCTGGAAAGCTCCAAGCAGCTGCTGGATCAGGCCGGAATTGAAATCCCGTACAATAAGCTGGACGTTAATATCAACACTCCGTTGCCCCCTATTCGCTAA